In Erigeron canadensis isolate Cc75 chromosome 7, C_canadensis_v1, whole genome shotgun sequence, one DNA window encodes the following:
- the LOC122608082 gene encoding 40S ribosomal protein S29 — translation MGHSNIWNSHPKLYGPGSRTCRVCGNSHGLIRKYGLMCCRQCFHSNAKEIGFIKYR, via the exons ATGGGTCACTCAAACATATGGAACTCTCACCCTAAACTTTACGGTCCTGGTTCTCGTACCTG CCGTGTATGTGGAAACTCGCATGGCTTGATCAGGAAGTATGGCCTCATGTGCTGCAGGCAATGCTTTCACAGCAATGCCAAGGAAATTGGTTTCATCAAG TATCGTTGA